A genome region from Deltaproteobacteria bacterium CG2_30_66_27 includes the following:
- a CDS encoding ABC transporter ATP-binding protein, with amino-acid sequence MEPIIHLNDVSMVYGCNGTRATALAGVSFDIEEGEYVVITGESGAGKSTMLTILGGLQVPTGGAVRIGGADLSALPADGLADFRRRTIGFVFQAYHLLPYLTARENVMVPMAPEPVSPREKVERADALLATVGLAGKEDRLPSQLSGGESQRVAIARALVHDPPVLLADEPTGNLDSATGEQILDLFSSLHGRGKTVLMVTHNKANLSRATRSIRLRDGQVEEDRLLPSFSAEPASV; translated from the coding sequence ATGGAACCGATCATTCACCTGAACGACGTTTCGATGGTCTACGGATGCAACGGTACCCGGGCGACCGCCTTGGCAGGGGTCTCCTTCGATATAGAGGAGGGGGAGTACGTCGTCATCACGGGGGAGTCGGGGGCCGGGAAGAGCACTATGCTTACGATCCTCGGGGGGCTCCAGGTTCCTACCGGAGGAGCGGTTCGGATCGGCGGCGCCGATCTCTCCGCGCTTCCGGCGGACGGCCTGGCCGACTTCCGGCGGCGGACGATCGGGTTCGTCTTCCAGGCGTACCACCTCCTCCCGTACCTGACGGCGCGGGAGAACGTGATGGTGCCCATGGCGCCGGAGCCGGTCTCGCCCCGGGAGAAGGTGGAACGGGCAGACGCCCTGCTCGCCACGGTGGGGCTGGCCGGAAAGGAGGACCGCCTTCCTTCGCAGCTGTCCGGCGGGGAGAGCCAGCGGGTGGCGATCGCGCGGGCCCTGGTCCACGATCCCCCCGTGCTGCTGGCGGACGAGCCGACGGGGAACCTCGACAGCGCGACGGGGGAGCAGATCCTCGACCTGTTCTCTTCGTTACACGGTCGGGGGAAGACGGTCCTGATGGTGACGCACAACAAGGCGAATCTCTCCCGCGCCACGCGGTCCATCCGCCTGCGCGATGGGCAGGTCGAGGAGGATCGTTTATTGCCGTCTTTTTCCGCGGAGCCGGCGTCGGTCTGA